Proteins encoded within one genomic window of Meiothermus sp. Pnk-1:
- a CDS encoding Gfo/Idh/MocA family protein, whose protein sequence is MEKMGFGILGAARIAASALIPAIHKSAHARLVAVAARDGQRAVAYAAQHGIPKAYGSYEEMLADPEVEAVYNPLPNSLHLPWTLRALEAGKHVLCEKPLALNAAEAEQMDQAAKKAGRTLMEAFMYRFHPQIARALELVRAGALGELRLIRPSFSFALERPTDIRWVAALGGGALYDVGCYCVTLSRLFAGREPLAVTGWSDLTPPDHPGGGGVDHSFVGVLEFGEGLRAVFDCSFTQPLRQQVELVGERGTLVIPEAWLPGRRGSGGPTQHGLVAPRLVVNGQEEAQPAADQYQLMVEHFVRAARGQEPLRYPAEEAVRQMRVLDALYASARAGRTVRLG, encoded by the coding sequence ATGGAAAAGATGGGATTCGGCATCCTCGGTGCCGCTCGGATCGCGGCCAGCGCCCTGATCCCCGCCATTCACAAATCCGCCCACGCCCGGCTGGTGGCGGTGGCGGCCCGCGACGGCCAGCGGGCGGTGGCGTACGCGGCCCAGCACGGCATACCTAAGGCCTACGGCAGCTACGAAGAGATGCTGGCCGACCCCGAGGTCGAGGCGGTGTACAACCCCTTGCCCAACTCGCTGCACCTGCCCTGGACGCTGAGGGCGCTGGAGGCGGGCAAGCACGTGCTCTGCGAGAAGCCCCTGGCCCTGAACGCCGCCGAGGCGGAGCAGATGGACCAGGCGGCGAAAAAGGCGGGCCGTACCCTGATGGAAGCCTTTATGTACCGCTTCCATCCGCAGATCGCTCGAGCCCTCGAGCTGGTCCGCGCTGGCGCTTTGGGCGAACTGCGCCTGATCCGTCCCTCGTTCAGCTTCGCCCTCGAGCGCCCCACCGACATCCGCTGGGTGGCGGCTTTGGGCGGGGGGGCCCTCTACGACGTGGGCTGCTACTGCGTCACGCTCTCGCGGCTTTTCGCCGGGCGGGAACCGCTCGCCGTGACCGGTTGGAGCGACCTCACCCCCCCCGACCATCCCGGAGGCGGTGGGGTCGATCACAGCTTCGTGGGGGTGCTGGAGTTCGGGGAAGGGCTGCGCGCGGTATTCGACTGCTCCTTTACCCAGCCCTTGCGCCAACAGGTCGAGCTGGTGGGGGAACGGGGAACCCTGGTGATCCCCGAAGCCTGGCTTCCCGGCAGGCGCGGTTCGGGCGGCCCCACCCAGCACGGTTTGGTGGCCCCCCGCCTGGTGGTAAACGGCCAGGAGGAGGCCCAGCCCGCCGCCGATCAGTATCAGCTCATGGTGGAGCACTTCGTGCGGGCCGCCCGCGGCCAGGAGCCCCTGCGTTACCCCGCCGAGGAGGCGGTGCGGCAGATGCGGGTGCTGGACGCCCTGTACGCCTCCGCCCGGGCGGGAAGGACGGTTCGGCTTGGCTAA
- a CDS encoding 6-phosphofructokinase translates to MAKLALLTSGGDAPGMNMALWAATQAARERGWEVLGVREGFAGLLRGDFLELDPVQTLPYARLGGTFLGTSRDPDFQAKLPQALQALNRAGVTHLMVLGGNGSLQGAQALARRGVNVVGLPATIDNDVAGSEESIGFDTALNFGLLLLDQFRDTAEALPRLCALETLGGDTGFLARAVGQAGGADAILVPEEPLPPEKILESTQAAIARQRFALIVASEGYPDLEITLETLSKEVGLRLRFARPSHAMRGGRPSARDRLLARELAETGVERLAQGHSGAVLVQQGRPALVVFDQLEPRKAP, encoded by the coding sequence TTGGCTAAGCTGGCCCTCCTCACCTCGGGGGGCGACGCCCCCGGAATGAACATGGCCCTCTGGGCCGCGACCCAAGCCGCCCGGGAGCGGGGTTGGGAGGTGCTGGGGGTGCGCGAGGGCTTCGCCGGGCTGTTGCGGGGGGATTTCCTCGAGCTGGACCCTGTCCAAACCCTGCCTTACGCCCGCCTGGGGGGGACGTTCCTGGGAACCTCCCGCGACCCCGATTTCCAGGCCAAGCTGCCGCAGGCCCTCCAAGCCCTGAACCGGGCGGGCGTCACCCACCTGATGGTGCTGGGGGGGAACGGCTCGCTGCAGGGGGCCCAGGCCCTGGCCCGGCGCGGGGTAAACGTGGTGGGGCTTCCCGCCACCATCGACAACGACGTGGCGGGCTCGGAGGAGTCCATCGGCTTCGACACCGCGCTGAACTTCGGGTTATTGCTTCTGGACCAGTTTCGCGACACCGCCGAGGCCCTGCCCCGGCTGTGCGCCCTGGAGACCCTGGGCGGCGACACCGGCTTCCTGGCGCGGGCCGTGGGGCAAGCCGGAGGGGCAGACGCCATCTTGGTACCTGAAGAACCCCTCCCGCCTGAGAAAATCCTGGAATCGACCCAAGCCGCCATCGCCCGCCAACGTTTCGCCCTGATCGTGGCCTCCGAGGGGTATCCCGATCTGGAGATCACCCTAGAAACCCTATCCAAGGAGGTAGGGCTGCGCCTGCGCTTTGCCCGCCCCTCCCACGCCATGCGGGGCGGCCGGCCCAGCGCCCGCGACCGCCTGCTGGCCCGAGAGCTGGCCGAGACCGGGGTGGAACGCCTGGCCCAGGGCCATTCGGGCGCGGTGTTGGTGCAGCAGGGTCGGCCCGCCTTGGTTGTCTTTGATCAGCTCGAGCCCCGCAAGGCCCCCTGA
- a CDS encoding ROK family protein has protein sequence MKSIPPSSTPQPLLDSLSGHRPADARRLNRAKALELLRVMPRGRAELARALGLSKPALGDLVGDLIEQGLLLEAAPTPIQRGRHPAPLRINPERFCVVGIDLSVDESELGLYNPLGQPLRILRTPSGLGKGPEVVYRQLLEAARQLLEQASAPVVAVGVASPGPIDFAKGTILAPPHFPDLHHMPLVERLQGDLGLPVYLEHDSAAAARRFLRSTAAENFIYILLHRGIGAGLVVGRQVYRGQHGFAGELGHVSLDSEGEPCPCGNRGCLENVAGTTAIESRYFRLTRESLPLGAIAQRAQGGDPLARLAFEQAGRALGWAAVNLVNLFDPELLVLGGPGAAYADLLIPSLRHHLNTRAYPYLGWGEQLHILVDPLANPIGPGAAECALEAVYLGEIPLPQAEGRRLKSGKETAPSHGTQASTNPKEERHA, from the coding sequence ATGAAGAGCATCCCCCCCTCCTCCACCCCCCAACCGCTGCTGGACTCGCTCAGCGGGCACCGACCGGCTGACGCCCGCAGGCTCAACCGGGCCAAGGCCCTCGAGCTGCTGCGGGTCATGCCCAGGGGCCGCGCCGAGCTGGCCCGGGCGCTGGGGCTTTCCAAGCCCGCGCTGGGGGATCTCGTCGGCGATCTGATCGAACAGGGGCTGCTTCTGGAGGCCGCCCCCACCCCCATCCAGCGGGGCCGCCACCCGGCCCCGCTGCGCATCAACCCGGAACGCTTCTGCGTGGTGGGCATCGACCTAAGCGTAGACGAATCCGAGCTCGGGCTATACAACCCATTGGGACAGCCCTTGCGCATCCTGCGCACCCCCTCCGGCCTGGGTAAGGGACCCGAGGTAGTCTACCGGCAGTTGCTCGAGGCCGCGCGCCAACTGCTCGAGCAGGCCTCGGCACCGGTCGTGGCGGTAGGGGTGGCCTCCCCCGGACCCATCGACTTCGCCAAGGGCACGATCCTCGCCCCCCCGCATTTCCCCGATCTGCACCACATGCCCCTGGTCGAGCGCCTGCAAGGCGACCTGGGCCTGCCGGTCTACCTGGAGCACGACAGCGCCGCGGCGGCGCGGCGCTTCCTGCGCTCGACCGCGGCAGAAAACTTCATCTACATCCTGCTGCACCGGGGCATCGGGGCGGGCCTCGTCGTCGGGCGGCAGGTCTACCGCGGCCAGCACGGCTTTGCCGGGGAACTGGGCCACGTGTCCCTGGACAGCGAGGGCGAGCCCTGCCCCTGCGGCAACCGCGGCTGCTTGGAAAACGTCGCCGGGACCACCGCCATCGAATCGCGCTACTTCCGCCTGACCCGGGAAAGCCTTCCGCTAGGCGCCATTGCCCAACGGGCGCAGGGCGGCGATCCCTTGGCCCGGCTCGCCTTCGAGCAGGCCGGGCGGGCGTTGGGCTGGGCCGCGGTCAACCTGGTCAACCTCTTTGACCCTGAACTGCTGGTGCTCGGGGGGCCGGGAGCGGCCTATGCCGACCTGCTCATCCCCAGCCTGCGCCACCACCTCAACACCCGGGCTTACCCCTACCTGGGTTGGGGGGAGCAGCTGCACATCTTGGTTGATCCCCTGGCCAACCCCATCGGCCCCGGGGCCGCCGAGTGCGCGCTCGAGGCCGTCTACCTAGGGGAGATTCCGCTGCCCCAGGCGGAAGGAAGGAGGCTGAAGAGCGGTAAAGAAACTGCCCCGTCACACGGCACCCAGGCGAGCACAAATCCCAAGGAGGAAAGGCATGCGTAA
- a CDS encoding ATP-binding cassette domain-containing protein gives MSTPILEVRGLTKRFGGVTALDNVSFQLFPGEVLALAGDNGAGKSTLIKCISGVHLPEEGEVFFEGREVRFHNPREAREAGIETIYQDLALADNLDVGANVFLGREPMRRRFGLPVLDRAKMRAEARSVLDTLDIHTALDRPVSALSGGQRQAVAIGRAIYWKARLLIMDEPTAALGVPEQRKVVELIRRLKEQGVAVIFISHNLNDIFAVADRILVLLRGQKAGERRASETHGDEIVKLMVGG, from the coding sequence ATGAGCACGCCCATCCTGGAAGTCCGCGGCCTCACCAAGCGCTTCGGCGGGGTGACCGCACTCGACAACGTCTCCTTCCAGCTCTTCCCCGGCGAGGTGCTGGCCCTGGCCGGCGACAACGGCGCGGGCAAGAGCACCCTGATCAAGTGCATCAGCGGGGTGCACCTACCCGAGGAGGGAGAGGTTTTCTTCGAAGGGCGCGAGGTGCGCTTCCACAACCCCCGCGAAGCCCGCGAGGCTGGCATCGAGACCATCTACCAGGACCTGGCCCTGGCCGATAACCTCGACGTAGGGGCCAACGTCTTCCTGGGCCGCGAACCGATGCGCCGCCGCTTTGGGCTGCCGGTACTGGATCGGGCCAAGATGCGCGCCGAGGCCCGCAGCGTGCTCGACACCCTGGATATCCACACCGCCCTCGACCGCCCGGTGAGCGCGCTCTCCGGGGGTCAGCGCCAGGCGGTGGCCATCGGGCGGGCCATCTACTGGAAGGCCCGGCTCCTGATCATGGACGAGCCCACCGCGGCCTTGGGGGTGCCCGAACAGCGCAAGGTGGTCGAGCTGATCCGGCGCCTCAAGGAACAAGGGGTGGCGGTGATCTTTATCTCGCACAACCTGAACGACATCTTTGCAGTAGCGGACCGCATCCTGGTGCTGTTGCGGGGCCAAAAAGCCGGGGAGCGCCGGGCGAGCGAGACCCACGGCGACGAGATCGTCAAGCTGATGGTGGGGGGATAA
- a CDS encoding class II fructose-bisphosphate aldolase, whose amino-acid sequence MPLVTATEVLKPARAHKYAVGAFNCINIEYLRAVVDTAERLHSPVMVALTTGALSYAGWEALPAAARAVAEAARVPVVLHLDHGQSLEDIRRALEAGFSSVMIDASHLPLEENIALTRQAAQMAHALGVSLEGELGQIGGKEEEIVSEGLMTDPEAVPHFVEATGLDVLAASFGSVHQKATRDAQLDLPRLEKIAAATPVPLVLHGGSGVPTEMLRAATARGVAKVNVGTELQRTFARVLRETLQQQPEEWDVRKLLRPSVKAVASVVQERLEVLGSVGRA is encoded by the coding sequence ATGCCCTTAGTGACCGCAACCGAAGTGCTCAAGCCCGCTCGAGCCCACAAATACGCGGTGGGCGCTTTCAATTGCATCAACATCGAATACCTCCGCGCGGTGGTCGATACCGCCGAGCGCCTGCATAGCCCGGTCATGGTGGCCCTGACCACCGGCGCCCTGAGTTACGCAGGATGGGAGGCCCTCCCCGCCGCCGCGCGGGCCGTGGCCGAGGCCGCCCGCGTCCCGGTGGTGCTGCACCTCGACCACGGCCAGAGCCTGGAGGATATCCGCCGCGCCCTCGAGGCCGGATTCAGCAGCGTGATGATCGACGCCTCCCACTTGCCGCTGGAGGAGAACATCGCCCTCACCCGCCAGGCCGCCCAGATGGCCCACGCGCTGGGGGTGAGCCTGGAGGGGGAGCTGGGCCAGATCGGTGGCAAGGAGGAGGAGATCGTATCTGAAGGACTCATGACCGACCCCGAGGCGGTGCCTCACTTCGTGGAGGCTACCGGACTGGACGTGTTGGCAGCTTCCTTCGGCTCCGTCCACCAAAAAGCCACCCGGGACGCCCAGCTGGACTTGCCCCGCCTGGAGAAAATCGCCGCCGCCACCCCGGTGCCCCTGGTGCTGCACGGGGGCTCCGGGGTACCCACCGAGATGCTCCGGGCCGCCACGGCCCGGGGGGTGGCCAAGGTCAACGTGGGAACCGAACTCCAGCGCACCTTCGCCCGGGTGCTGCGCGAGACCTTACAGCAGCAGCCCGAGGAGTGGGACGTGCGCAAATTGCTCCGCCCCAGCGTCAAAGCCGTTGCGTCGGTGGTGCAAGAAAGGCTCGAGGTGCTGGGCAGCGTAGGCAGGGCTTGA
- a CDS encoding ABC transporter substrate-binding protein, with product MRKQAKWVSTVMAVALLATAAVHGLAQQKKYTIALIPGLTTDGFYITMRKGAEEAAKQLGVELIFQGGPEFSPTTQIPVLNAIIARKPDAILIAPTDKQQLIAPLKRAHDAGIKIITVDTFIGENGQYQTGKGDADFPLSYVASDNVEGGRIAARALAKAIGEKGKVYVSNVKPGISTTDQREQGFKEEMKKYPGITVLETQYNDDDANKAASQLAAVLARNPDLAGVFGANLFSAQGAANGVKNAGKRGVIKVAAFDCPESIINDIRGGTIDMAICQHPAEMGKVAVQYAVDALNGKKIPTRYGTGYTVIDRSNVDTPEAKAAVYSSK from the coding sequence ATGCGTAAGCAAGCGAAGTGGGTATCTACGGTTATGGCTGTGGCCTTGCTGGCCACGGCGGCGGTGCACGGCTTGGCCCAACAGAAGAAGTACACCATCGCCCTCATCCCCGGCCTCACCACCGACGGCTTTTACATCACCATGCGCAAAGGGGCCGAAGAAGCCGCTAAACAGCTGGGCGTGGAGCTGATCTTCCAGGGGGGGCCGGAGTTCAGCCCCACCACCCAGATCCCGGTGCTCAACGCCATCATCGCCCGCAAACCCGACGCCATCCTGATCGCCCCTACGGACAAACAGCAGCTCATCGCCCCCCTGAAGCGCGCCCATGACGCCGGCATCAAGATCATCACCGTGGACACCTTCATCGGCGAGAACGGCCAGTACCAGACCGGCAAGGGCGACGCCGACTTCCCGCTGTCGTACGTGGCCTCGGACAACGTCGAGGGGGGGCGCATCGCCGCCCGCGCGCTGGCCAAGGCCATCGGCGAGAAGGGTAAGGTCTACGTCTCCAACGTCAAGCCCGGCATCTCCACCACCGACCAGCGCGAGCAGGGCTTCAAGGAGGAGATGAAGAAGTACCCGGGCATCACCGTGCTCGAGACCCAGTACAACGACGACGACGCCAACAAAGCCGCCTCCCAGCTGGCCGCGGTGCTGGCCCGCAACCCCGACCTGGCGGGGGTGTTCGGGGCCAACCTGTTCAGCGCCCAAGGCGCGGCCAACGGGGTCAAGAACGCTGGCAAGCGCGGGGTGATCAAAGTGGCCGCCTTCGACTGCCCGGAGAGCATCATCAACGACATCCGAGGCGGGACGATTGACATGGCCATCTGCCAGCATCCTGCCGAGATGGGCAAGGTTGCGGTGCAGTACGCGGTGGATGCCCTGAACGGCAAAAAGATTCCCACCCGTTACGGCACCGGCTACACCGTGATCGACCGGAGCAACGTGGATACCCCGGAAGCCAAAGCCGCCGTCTACTCCTCTAAGTAA
- a CDS encoding ribose ABC transporter, producing MVLVANPPVTGSERKAPGWLSFLAGAWSWLFLIFMVVFFEIWARLSYGNSFVFNVTNLQSILLAAVQPLLLALGQTLVIIAGGIDLSVGFTVGLAAVVSARVMQALDPSLPAGLSFALACLVALAAGLGVGVVNAFLVARLNVPPFIGTLGMYGVARGLGFLAAAGNTVPTDNPVNSAMGNSFVFGLIPVPVLITAVVVLFMHYLLSQTRFGQYTYAIGGNRQAALRAGINVTRHTMQLYLITALLAGIAGIIYTGRFTAGAAQAGEATLLDSIAAVVIGGASLFGGAGTIVGTVIGALIIAIIQFGLVFINVQPFWQFIAVGLVIILSVLVDQAKSGVVKA from the coding sequence ATGGTTTTAGTGGCCAACCCCCCCGTTACAGGCAGCGAGCGCAAGGCCCCGGGCTGGCTGTCTTTCCTGGCCGGAGCCTGGTCGTGGCTGTTCTTGATCTTCATGGTGGTGTTTTTTGAGATCTGGGCCCGCCTATCCTACGGCAACAGTTTTGTCTTCAACGTCACCAACCTCCAGAGCATCCTGCTGGCGGCGGTGCAGCCGTTGCTTCTGGCGCTGGGGCAGACCCTGGTGATCATCGCCGGCGGCATCGACCTCTCGGTGGGGTTCACGGTGGGGCTGGCGGCGGTGGTGAGCGCGCGGGTGATGCAAGCTTTGGATCCCTCGCTGCCCGCCGGGCTCTCCTTCGCCCTGGCTTGCCTCGTCGCGCTGGCCGCGGGGCTTGGGGTGGGGGTGGTGAACGCCTTCCTGGTCGCCCGGCTCAACGTGCCGCCCTTCATCGGCACCCTGGGCATGTACGGGGTGGCCCGGGGGCTGGGCTTTTTGGCCGCGGCAGGGAACACCGTACCCACCGACAACCCGGTCAACTCGGCGATGGGCAATAGCTTCGTGTTCGGCCTGATCCCCGTGCCGGTGCTGATCACCGCGGTGGTGGTGCTCTTCATGCACTACCTGCTGAGCCAGACCAGGTTCGGCCAGTACACCTACGCCATCGGGGGCAACCGCCAGGCCGCCCTGCGGGCCGGGATCAACGTCACCCGCCACACCATGCAGCTGTATCTGATCACCGCCTTGCTGGCGGGGATCGCCGGGATCATCTACACCGGGCGCTTCACCGCCGGGGCGGCGCAGGCCGGGGAGGCCACCTTGCTGGACTCCATCGCGGCGGTGGTGATCGGGGGGGCCAGCCTCTTCGGCGGGGCCGGGACCATCGTGGGCACGGTGATCGGGGCCCTCATCATCGCGATCATCCAGTTCGGCCTGGTGTTCATCAACGTGCAGCCTTTCTGGCAGTTTATCGCGGTGGGGCTGGTGATCATCCTGAGCGTGCTGGTGGATCAGGCCAAAAGCGGGGTGGTGAAAGCATGA